From one Nitrospirota bacterium genomic stretch:
- the lon gene encoding endopeptidase La, producing the protein MKFFKSSNDDQQEVIIEDLRKKVSLAKMPAAVQRIAEQELAVLSKINQSAAEYTIGVTYIDYLISLPWNLKTEDNLDIPRAEHILNENHFGLNRIKERVMEHLAVKVLMTNRKPRVLVVDDEEIARKNLSHVLAKEDYDVATAADGEAALRELDAAEFDVVITDLKMGRIDGMELLDRVRVRHPDTRVIMVTGYATVPSAIEAVKKGAFDYIAKPFKLDEVRGAARRAMEKKVLRSNTKGSVLCFAGPPGTGKTSLGRSIARALGRTFTRIALGGLKDEADIRGHRRTYVGAKPGRVIEEIRRVESANPVIMLDELDKVGRDFKGDPASALLEVLDPEQNRTFVDHYLDVPFDLSSVMFIVTANVLDTIPDALRDRMEVIEFTGYTQEEKLQIASRFICPKQVREKGLSPTQVAFSNEAIAKIIQEYTREAGIRNLERRVATICRKIARESVDGKVAHGTMLVSPDAVERYLGRSKYHFEVIEERDRVGVATGLVRTESGGDIIFVEAAQMKGKKELIITGSLGDVMRESAQAALSYIRSNASVFGIPEDFFEHHDIHIHVPSGAIQKDGPSAGITILVALASLLTKRPARRDVAMTGEITLTGRILPVSGIQEKVLAARRARVRMVIVPARNRHDVAEMSDAAKKDIEVRLADTIQEVVDAVLLPDAEGGMRNAE; encoded by the coding sequence ATGAAATTCTTCAAGAGCTCAAACGACGATCAGCAGGAAGTCATCATTGAAGACCTGCGCAAGAAAGTATCGCTGGCAAAAATGCCTGCTGCGGTTCAGCGCATTGCCGAACAGGAGCTGGCGGTCCTGTCGAAGATAAACCAGTCTGCGGCTGAATACACGATCGGCGTCACCTATATCGACTATCTGATCTCCCTCCCCTGGAACCTCAAGACCGAGGACAATCTCGACATCCCGAGGGCCGAACACATCCTGAACGAGAACCATTTCGGACTCAACCGGATCAAGGAGCGCGTCATGGAGCACCTTGCGGTCAAGGTGCTGATGACGAACCGGAAACCGCGCGTCCTCGTGGTGGATGACGAGGAGATTGCGCGGAAGAACCTCTCCCATGTGCTTGCGAAAGAGGACTATGACGTGGCCACCGCGGCCGACGGCGAGGCGGCGCTCCGGGAACTGGACGCGGCGGAGTTCGATGTGGTGATCACGGACCTGAAGATGGGCCGGATCGACGGCATGGAGCTGCTCGATCGCGTGCGCGTACGCCACCCCGATACCCGGGTCATCATGGTGACCGGATACGCGACGGTGCCGTCGGCGATCGAGGCCGTGAAAAAGGGCGCCTTCGACTACATCGCAAAGCCGTTCAAGCTCGACGAAGTGCGCGGCGCGGCCAGGCGGGCAATGGAAAAGAAGGTCCTGCGGTCCAACACCAAGGGCTCGGTCCTCTGTTTTGCCGGCCCTCCGGGAACGGGCAAGACCTCGCTCGGCAGATCGATCGCCCGCGCGCTCGGAAGAACGTTCACGCGCATAGCCCTGGGCGGGCTCAAGGACGAGGCGGACATCCGTGGCCACCGTCGCACCTATGTGGGCGCCAAGCCCGGCAGGGTGATCGAGGAGATCCGCCGCGTGGAATCGGCGAACCCGGTCATCATGCTCGACGAACTGGACAAGGTGGGCAGGGACTTCAAGGGCGACCCGGCGTCTGCGCTGCTCGAAGTGCTCGATCCCGAACAGAACCGCACGTTCGTGGACCACTACCTGGACGTGCCGTTCGACCTCTCGAGCGTAATGTTCATCGTGACCGCCAATGTGCTCGATACGATCCCGGACGCGCTGAGGGACCGTATGGAGGTGATCGAATTCACGGGTTACACCCAGGAAGAGAAGTTGCAGATCGCCTCCCGGTTCATCTGCCCGAAGCAGGTGCGGGAGAAGGGCCTGTCCCCGACGCAGGTGGCCTTTTCGAACGAGGCGATCGCCAAGATCATCCAGGAGTACACGCGCGAGGCGGGGATCCGGAACCTGGAGCGCCGGGTCGCTACGATCTGCCGCAAGATCGCCCGCGAGTCCGTGGACGGAAAGGTAGCGCACGGGACGATGCTCGTATCTCCCGACGCCGTCGAGCGTTACCTCGGTCGCAGCAAGTATCATTTCGAGGTGATCGAGGAAAGGGACCGCGTCGGCGTGGCCACCGGCCTCGTCCGGACCGAAAGCGGCGGAGACATCATTTTCGTCGAAGCGGCGCAGATGAAAGGCAAGAAGGAGCTGATCATCACCGGCTCCCTCGGGGACGTGATGCGTGAGTCGGCTCAGGCGGCCCTGAGCTACATCCGGAGCAACGCGTCCGTCTTCGGCATCCCCGAAGACTTCTTCGAGCATCACGACATCCACATCCATGTCCCCTCCGGCGCCATCCAGAAGGACGGCCCGTCTGCGGGCATCACCATCCTCGTCGCGCTTGCCTCGCTCCTGACGAAGCGCCCCGCGCGGCGGGACGTAGCCATGACCGGCGAGATCACGCTGACGGGAAGGATCCTGCCGGTGAGCGGGATCCAGGAAAAGGTGCTCGCGGCCCGTCGCGCCCGGGTACGGATGGTGATCGTCCCGGCCCGGAACCGGCACGACGTAGCGGAGATGTCCGACGCCGCGAAGAAGGACATCGAGGTTCGCCTCGCCGATACCATTCAGGAAGTGGTGGATGCGGTGCTGCTTCCGGATGCGGAGGGAGGTATGCGGAATGCGGAATAA
- a CDS encoding ATP-binding protein translates to MFNYRPSIRQKITLGYFAIVAMIIALSLFTFFELRFIERKIIFGEAISEFFDTTLEIRRFEKNYFLYEQATDYLENTKYVVKALELLENNSTGFAALSSSSQIETLRDRLVTYRLLVDQYAAINKRKRQSRMVENTANKTMLEGKIRVAGKDITTIAEDISKTERKSLQMLLKSSQRILVLSIVLLSLAVIAIGQVFSQVVVKPLKLIEKNMEVIADGRFEKIQIESRDREIASLTNAFNKMLRELELRQRHLVQSEKLASLGTLLSGVAHELNNPLSNISSSNQILIEELKEAQEKPESGGLPLDPAFANELLTQINEQTDRARNIVRSLLEFSRDKDFKKQSLPVRALFDETLRFVKGQIPANTAIRIEVPDDVAITADKQRIQQAFLNLIKNALDAVADQGGGTVSITAHRHSAIDKAGDDDTGIYNYLKYRGKCTLEQDTVDIEIRDTGPGIPVEAIPKIFDPFFTTKDVGKGSGLGLFIVHEIIEEHDGCIAVDSGPGEGTTFLMRLPVK, encoded by the coding sequence ATGTTCAACTACCGCCCCAGCATACGTCAGAAAATCACCCTCGGCTACTTTGCGATCGTGGCCATGATCATCGCCCTGTCGCTCTTCACCTTCTTCGAACTGCGGTTCATCGAACGGAAGATCATCTTCGGGGAGGCCATATCGGAGTTCTTCGATACCACGCTCGAGATCAGGCGGTTCGAAAAGAACTACTTCCTCTACGAACAGGCGACGGATTATCTCGAAAACACGAAGTATGTGGTCAAGGCGCTGGAGCTGCTCGAAAACAACTCGACCGGATTCGCGGCCCTGTCCTCGTCATCCCAGATCGAAACGCTCCGGGACCGGCTGGTCACCTACCGCCTCCTCGTTGACCAGTACGCCGCGATCAATAAACGGAAGCGACAGAGCAGAATGGTCGAAAACACGGCAAACAAGACCATGCTGGAGGGGAAGATCCGGGTCGCCGGCAAGGACATCACGACCATAGCCGAGGATATCTCGAAGACCGAGCGCAAGAGCCTCCAGATGCTGCTCAAATCGTCCCAGCGCATCCTGGTCCTCTCCATCGTGCTGCTCTCCCTCGCCGTCATCGCCATCGGCCAGGTCTTCTCCCAAGTCGTCGTGAAACCGCTCAAGCTCATCGAGAAGAACATGGAGGTGATCGCCGACGGTCGGTTCGAGAAGATCCAGATCGAGTCCCGCGACCGGGAGATCGCTTCGCTGACAAATGCCTTCAACAAGATGCTCCGGGAACTGGAGCTCCGGCAGCGGCATCTCGTCCAGTCCGAAAAGCTCGCCTCCCTGGGCACGCTGCTCTCCGGCGTGGCCCACGAGTTGAATAACCCGCTGTCGAACATATCTTCGTCGAACCAGATCCTGATCGAGGAACTGAAAGAGGCGCAGGAAAAACCGGAGAGCGGCGGGTTGCCCCTGGACCCCGCCTTTGCCAACGAGCTCCTGACGCAGATCAACGAACAGACGGACCGGGCCAGGAACATCGTCCGCTCGCTGCTCGAGTTCTCGCGGGACAAGGACTTCAAGAAGCAGAGCCTGCCGGTCCGGGCCCTCTTCGACGAGACCCTGCGGTTCGTGAAAGGCCAGATCCCGGCGAACACGGCGATCAGGATCGAAGTCCCCGACGATGTGGCGATCACCGCGGACAAGCAGCGCATCCAGCAGGCGTTCCTGAACCTCATCAAGAACGCGCTCGATGCCGTTGCCGATCAGGGGGGCGGGACCGTGTCGATCACCGCACACCGCCACAGCGCCATCGACAAGGCCGGCGACGACGACACGGGCATCTACAACTATCTCAAGTACCGCGGCAAGTGCACGCTCGAGCAGGACACCGTCGACATCGAGATAAGGGACACCGGCCCCGGCATCCCGGTCGAGGCGATCCCGAAGATCTTCGACCCCTTTTTCACGACCAAGGATGTGGGAAAGGGTTCGGGTCTCGGGCTGTTCATCGTCCATGAGATCATCGAAGAGCACGACGGCTGCATCGCCGTGGACAGCGGGCCGGGCGAGGGAACGACGTTCCTGATGCGTCTGCCGGTGAAGTAA